Proteins found in one Zea mays cultivar B73 chromosome 1, Zm-B73-REFERENCE-NAM-5.0, whole genome shotgun sequence genomic segment:
- the LOC114574134 gene encoding uncharacterized protein LOC114574134, translating to MWRAPGVRYPRSSSTSRRQETSPHSYPALATASSGAEPSIRRASPPASRQKGEKRPCGDGSVGVELAPLGTEAARPPATEDPSQLPPVRRRRVAIGKRLRRPPTSSKAADKRKRTSSPPSSSSSIRSTEADPRTARMGSDWNQVMSQYGSFLSQIDEQPIGTQYSEFPVDGQPEGSRTPAVTKKPTQRTKLANFTAKEDTRVCHAWLAVSCDPIINTGQKRQGFWSRITQAYNSRRGTLPERSTKSLMSRWDTIKTQCSTFAGYMMAVLRQNPSGLSDADKTSLAASRFAAIEKKPFHFLHYWAILKDQPKWMDNHMGQQQQQANANPTHSNTVDLDAEEYVPSSFTSKRPLGRDSSKEKAKRTKSVDTSSSDSEFMTRMGDLSLERLSVYKTTVTTEEKKLDSMNRNERQKLLLEKKKLNLEKLRLERQKLKEDKEEEIMILSMDLSKCNSLLRQYYEAKQQEILARVTGSTSSGQ from the exons ATGTGGAGGGCTCCGGGAGTGCGCTATCCGCGCTCTTCGTCCACCAGCCGCCGCCAGGAAACTTCCCCGCATTCCTACCCCGCGCTGGCGACtgcatcttccggggccgagccctcgATCCGGCGCGCTTCGCCGCCGGCATCGAGGCAGAAGGGCGAGAAGCGGCCGTGCGGAGACGGGTCTGTCGGCGTAGAGCTCGCACCCCTTGGAACCGAGGCCGCGCGACCCCCCGCAACCGAAGATCCAAGCCAGCTTCCCCCTGTTCGTCGCCGGAGAGTCGCCATCGGCAAAAGGCTTCGTCGTCCGCCGACTTCGTCGAAGGCAGCCGACAAAAGGAAGAGAACCTCCTCGCCGCCGTCGTCTTCGTCTTCGATTCGGTCCACCGAGGCAGATCCGCGAACAGCGAG AATGGGGAGTGATTGGAACCAGGTGATGTCTCAATATGGAAGCTTCCTTAGCCAGATTGACGAGCAGCCTATCGGAACACAATACTCTGAATTTCCAGTTGATGGGCAACCAGAGGGCTCAAGAACACCAGCTGTTACTAAAAAGCCAACTCAAAGAACTAAGCTAGCAAACTTCACTGCTAAAGAGGACACAAGGGTATGCCATGCATGGCTTGCTGTTAGTTGCGATCCCATTATTAACACAGGCCAGAAACGTCAAGGATTTTGGAGTAGAATTACTCAAGCATACAACTCAAGACGAGGAACGTTGCCAGaaaggtccacaaaatctttgatgAGTAGATGGGATACTATCAAAACACAGTGTTCCACTTTTGCTGGATACATGATGGCAGTCCTCCGACAGAATCCTAGTGGACTCAGTGACGCAGACAAG acaTCACTGGCAGCTTCTAGGTTTGCAGCAATTGAGAAGAAGCCTTTCCACTTTTTACACTATTGGGCCATTCTTAAGGACCAACCAAAATGGATGGACAACCACATGGGTCAACAACAACAGCAAGCCAACGCTAATCCCACACATTCTAACACTGTCGATTTGGATGCAGAAGAATATGTACCATCAAGCTTCACATCTAAGAGGCCCCTTGGTCGAGATTCTTCGAAGGAAAAGGCAAAGAGGACTAAATCTGTGGACACATCTTCATCAGATTCTGAGTTTATGACACGCATGGGTGATCTTTCTTTGGAGCGCCTGTCAGTGTACAAAACAACTGTTACAACTGAGGAAAAGAAGTTGGATTCAATGAACAGAAATGAGAGGCAGAAATTGCTCCTTGAAAAGAAGAAGTTGAACCTAGAGAAATTAAGGCTTGAAAGGCAGAAACTAAAGGAGGACAAGGAAGAGGAGATAATGATCTTAAGCATGGATTTGAGCAAATGTAACTCTCTCCTCCGCCAGTACTatgaagccaagcaacaagagataCTGGCAAGGGTTACTGGGTCTACATCATCTGGCCAGTGA